In Mesorhizobium sp. 113-3-3, a genomic segment contains:
- a CDS encoding 3-hydroxybutyrate dehydrogenase produces the protein MGSLSSKNALVTGSTSGIGLAIARAFAAEGANVTINGLGDPAAIEQERAGIEKDFGVKCRYSDANMMDGAAVSAMVHDAEAAFGSLDILVNNAGIQHVAPIEDFPDDKWEAIIRINLLAAFYAIKAVVPGMKARKWGRIINTASAHALVASPFKSAYVSAKHGIAGLTKTVALEVAQDGITVNAIAPGYVWTPLVEKQIPDTMKARGMTEEQVKHDVLLAAQPTKEFVTVEELAALALFLCSDAARQITGTTLPMDGGWTAQ, from the coding sequence ATGGGTTCCCTGTCTTCGAAGAATGCCCTCGTCACCGGCTCGACCAGCGGTATCGGCCTGGCCATCGCCCGCGCCTTTGCCGCCGAGGGCGCCAATGTCACCATCAACGGTCTCGGCGATCCTGCGGCCATCGAACAGGAGCGCGCGGGCATCGAGAAGGACTTCGGCGTCAAGTGCCGCTATTCCGACGCCAACATGATGGATGGCGCCGCGGTGAGCGCCATGGTGCATGACGCCGAGGCGGCGTTCGGCAGCCTCGACATTCTGGTCAACAATGCCGGCATCCAGCATGTCGCGCCGATTGAGGACTTTCCCGACGACAAGTGGGAGGCCATCATCCGCATCAATCTTCTGGCGGCCTTCTATGCCATCAAGGCAGTGGTGCCGGGCATGAAGGCGCGCAAATGGGGCCGCATCATCAACACCGCGTCGGCGCATGCGCTGGTCGCTTCGCCGTTCAAGTCGGCCTATGTTTCGGCCAAGCACGGCATTGCAGGGCTGACCAAGACAGTGGCGCTGGAAGTGGCGCAGGACGGCATCACCGTCAACGCCATCGCGCCCGGCTATGTCTGGACGCCGCTGGTCGAAAAGCAGATTCCCGACACGATGAAGGCGCGCGGCATGACCGAGGAACAGGTCAAGCACGATGTGCTGCTCGCCGCACAGCCGACGAAGGAATTCGTCACCGTGGAGGAACTGGCGGCGTTGGCCCTGTTCCTGTGCTCGGATGCGGCCAGGCAGATCACCGGCACGACCTTGCCGATGGACGGCGGCTGGACGGCACAGTAG
- a CDS encoding extracellular solute-binding protein, protein MLRTITKTLVGAVFAGGLLVPHAFAETTLNALFMAQAAYSEADVRAMTDAFTKANPDVKVNLEFVPYEGLHDKTVLAQGSGGGYDVVLFDVIWPAEYATNKVLVDVSSKITDDMKKGVLPGAWTTVQYDGKYYGMPWILDTKYLFYNKDILEKAGIKTPPKTWEELGAQAKIIQDKGLLKTPIAWSWSQAEAAICDYTTLVSAYGGDFLKDGKPDFQNGGGLSALKYMVDSYKSGLTNPNSKEFLEEDVRKVFENGDAAFALNWTYMYNMANDPKDSKVSGKVGVVPAPGVTGISEVSAVNGSMGLGVTAVSKHPDEAWKYIEYMTSQATQNQYAKLSLPIWASSYDDPAVTKGQEELIAAAKLGLAAMYPRPTTPKYQELSTALQQAIQESLLGQSSPEDALNTAAKNSGL, encoded by the coding sequence ATGCTTAGGACAATCACCAAAACACTGGTCGGCGCGGTCTTCGCCGGCGGACTGCTCGTCCCTCACGCTTTCGCCGAAACGACGCTCAACGCGCTGTTCATGGCGCAGGCCGCCTATAGCGAAGCCGATGTGCGCGCCATGACGGACGCCTTCACCAAGGCCAATCCCGACGTCAAGGTCAATCTCGAATTCGTCCCCTATGAAGGCCTGCACGACAAGACGGTGCTCGCTCAGGGTTCTGGCGGCGGCTATGACGTCGTGCTGTTCGACGTCATCTGGCCGGCCGAATACGCCACCAACAAGGTGCTGGTCGACGTCTCGTCGAAGATCACCGACGACATGAAGAAGGGCGTGCTGCCCGGCGCCTGGACCACGGTCCAGTACGACGGCAAATACTACGGCATGCCGTGGATCCTCGACACCAAATATCTGTTCTACAACAAGGACATCCTGGAGAAGGCCGGCATCAAGACGCCGCCGAAGACCTGGGAAGAGCTTGGCGCGCAGGCCAAGATCATCCAGGACAAGGGCCTCTTGAAGACGCCGATCGCCTGGAGCTGGTCGCAGGCCGAGGCCGCGATCTGCGACTACACCACGCTGGTCAGCGCCTATGGCGGCGACTTCCTCAAGGACGGCAAGCCGGACTTCCAGAATGGCGGCGGCCTCTCGGCGCTGAAATACATGGTCGACAGCTACAAGTCCGGCCTCACCAACCCGAATTCCAAGGAATTCCTGGAAGAGGACGTGCGCAAGGTCTTCGAAAACGGCGACGCCGCCTTCGCGCTGAACTGGACCTACATGTACAACATGGCCAACGATCCGAAGGACTCGAAGGTCTCGGGCAAAGTCGGCGTCGTGCCGGCGCCGGGCGTCACCGGCATCAGCGAAGTTTCGGCCGTCAACGGCTCGATGGGCCTCGGCGTCACCGCGGTCTCCAAGCATCCGGACGAAGCCTGGAAATACATCGAATACATGACCTCGCAGGCGACGCAGAACCAATATGCCAAGCTGTCGCTGCCGATCTGGGCCTCGTCCTATGACGACCCGGCCGTCACCAAGGGTCAGGAAGAGCTGATCGCCGCCGCCAAGCTCGGCCTGGCAGCCATGTATCCGCGTCCGACCACGCCGAAATACCAGGAACTGTCGACCGCGCTGCAGCAGGCCATCCAGGAATCGCTGCTCGGCCAGTCCTCGCCGGAAGACGCCCTGAACACCGCTGCCAAAAACAGCGGCCTCTGA
- a CDS encoding carbohydrate ABC transporter permease → MERRSPAFTVFVYACALLLAAVILAPIAWLFIMSISPAADLAAKPLRWWPQAADFSRYQTLLSTVENSAGAAFTSSLRNSLEIAGMATLAALALAIPAGWAVSRTPAIGWSLSMVIATYMLPPVALAVPLYMGLSHLGLLNNVFGLALVYLTILAPFTTWLMKSGFDSIPREIEAAAMIDGAGLFQTLRIITLPLAAPVMATSALFAVLLAWDEFFYALLFTSDQRAKTLTVAIADLAGGRVSDYGLIATAGVLAALPPVLIGLVMQRALISGLTSGGVKG, encoded by the coding sequence ATGGAACGCAGAAGCCCCGCCTTCACCGTCTTCGTCTATGCCTGCGCGCTGCTGCTCGCCGCCGTCATCCTGGCGCCCATCGCCTGGCTGTTCATCATGAGCATTTCGCCGGCCGCCGATCTCGCCGCCAAGCCGCTGCGCTGGTGGCCGCAGGCCGCCGACTTCTCCCGCTACCAGACATTGCTGTCGACCGTCGAAAACAGCGCCGGCGCCGCCTTCACCTCGTCGCTTCGCAACAGTCTGGAGATCGCAGGCATGGCGACGCTGGCAGCGTTGGCCCTGGCCATCCCAGCCGGCTGGGCGGTGTCGCGCACGCCTGCGATCGGCTGGTCGCTGTCGATGGTCATCGCCACCTACATGCTGCCGCCGGTGGCGCTCGCCGTGCCCCTCTATATGGGCCTGTCGCACCTTGGCCTGCTCAACAATGTCTTCGGCCTGGCGCTGGTCTACCTGACCATCCTGGCACCCTTCACCACATGGCTGATGAAATCGGGCTTCGATTCCATCCCGCGCGAGATCGAGGCTGCGGCGATGATCGACGGCGCCGGCCTGTTCCAGACGCTGCGCATCATCACGCTGCCGCTCGCGGCACCCGTGATGGCGACATCGGCGCTGTTTGCCGTGCTCCTCGCATGGGATGAATTCTTCTACGCGTTGCTGTTCACCTCCGACCAGCGCGCCAAGACCTTGACCGTCGCCATCGCCGATTTGGCGGGCGGCCGTGTTTCCGACTACGGGCTGATCGCCACCGCCGGCGTGCTGGCCGCTCTGCCGCCGGTGCTGATCGGCCTGGTCATGCAGCGCGCGCTGATTTCGGGCCTGACCAGCGGCGGTGTGAAAGGATGA
- a CDS encoding NAD(P)H-dependent oxidoreductase, translated as MASNVSLTGLARDLEERGKSGKPIRIGLIGSGEMGTDIVTRVAHMSGIEIGAISELNLPAASRAVDIAFQETGHAREVSSASAMTAAMEAGKVAVTNDASLVINNDLIDVVIDATGVPAVGAEIGLRAMEHGKHLVMMNVEADVTIGAYLKSEADRLGVTYSLGAGDEPSSCMELIEFVSAMGHPIVAAGKGKNNPLNIDATPPAYEDEARRRHMNVRMLVEFVDGSKTMVEMAAIANATGLVPDKAGMHGPAATLGELSKVLVPEKDGGVLSRVGVVDYSIGKGVAPGVFVVADMSHPRISERMEDLKMGKGPYFTFHRPYHLTSLEVPLTCARVVLYGKADMVPLAKPVAEVAAVAKKDMQPGEKLDAIGEYCYRAWIMTAPEAHAAKAIPCGLLQGGSVTAPIKKGELITYANAAPAPGSKIAELRARQDKLVYGTVGA; from the coding sequence ATGGCTTCCAATGTTTCGTTGACGGGCCTTGCCCGCGATCTCGAGGAACGCGGCAAGTCGGGCAAGCCCATCCGCATCGGCCTGATCGGCTCCGGCGAGATGGGAACCGACATCGTCACCCGCGTTGCCCATATGTCTGGCATCGAGATCGGTGCGATCTCGGAACTGAACCTGCCGGCCGCCAGCAGGGCTGTTGATATCGCCTTCCAGGAAACCGGCCATGCGCGTGAAGTGTCGAGCGCTTCGGCGATGACGGCCGCCATGGAGGCCGGCAAGGTCGCGGTCACCAACGACGCCAGCCTGGTCATCAACAATGACCTGATCGACGTGGTGATCGACGCGACCGGCGTTCCCGCCGTCGGCGCCGAAATCGGCCTGCGCGCCATGGAACATGGCAAGCACCTGGTGATGATGAATGTCGAGGCCGACGTCACCATCGGCGCCTATCTCAAGAGCGAGGCCGACCGGCTCGGCGTCACCTATTCGCTCGGCGCCGGCGATGAGCCGTCCTCCTGCATGGAACTGATCGAATTCGTCTCGGCGATGGGCCATCCGATCGTCGCCGCCGGCAAGGGAAAGAACAATCCGCTCAACATCGACGCCACGCCGCCCGCCTATGAGGACGAGGCCAGGCGCCGGCACATGAATGTGCGCATGCTGGTCGAATTCGTCGACGGCTCCAAGACCATGGTCGAGATGGCGGCGATCGCCAATGCCACCGGGCTGGTGCCGGACAAGGCCGGCATGCATGGCCCGGCGGCGACGCTCGGCGAACTCTCGAAAGTGCTGGTGCCGGAAAAGGATGGCGGCGTGCTGTCCAGGGTCGGCGTCGTCGACTACTCGATCGGCAAGGGTGTGGCGCCCGGCGTCTTCGTCGTTGCCGACATGTCGCATCCGCGCATTTCGGAACGCATGGAAGATCTGAAGATGGGCAAGGGCCCATATTTCACCTTCCACCGCCCCTATCACCTGACGTCTTTGGAAGTGCCGCTGACCTGCGCCCGCGTCGTGCTCTACGGCAAGGCCGACATGGTGCCGCTGGCGAAGCCCGTGGCCGAAGTCGCCGCCGTGGCCAAGAAGGACATGCAGCCCGGCGAGAAGCTCGATGCGATCGGCGAATATTGCTACCGCGCCTGGATCATGACGGCGCCGGAAGCGCATGCCGCCAAGGCCATTCCCTGCGGCCTGCTGCAGGGCGGCTCGGTCACCGCGCCGATCAAGAAGGGCGAGCTCATCACCTACGCCAATGCGGCGCCTGCCCCGGGCTCCAAGATCGCCGAACTGCGTGCCCGCCAGGACAAGCTCGTCTACGGAACCGTGGGAGCCTGA
- a CDS encoding carbohydrate ABC transporter permease: MSSTWMTTRAWLLILPLLVVMVAVIGWPLVDTVGLSFTDAKLVGTGGNYVGFDNYTNMLSSSNFSRTLVTTTLFAVISVAAEMVIGVLAALLLNQQFHGRAILRALMILPWALPTVVNATLWRLIYNPEYGALNAALTQLNLIDAYRSWLGEPGTALAALIVADCWKNFPLVALIALAALQAVPRDITAASLVDGAGPFNRFRFVILPYLAGPLMVALVLRTIEAFKVFDIIWVMTRGGPANSTRTLSILVYQEAFSFQRAGSGASLALIVTLLVTVLAVAYAALVRKTAGSAA; the protein is encoded by the coding sequence ATGTCGAGCACCTGGATGACGACTCGTGCCTGGTTGCTGATCCTGCCGCTGCTCGTGGTCATGGTCGCCGTCATCGGCTGGCCGCTGGTCGATACGGTCGGTCTTTCCTTCACCGACGCCAAGCTGGTCGGCACCGGCGGCAATTACGTCGGCTTCGACAATTACACCAACATGCTGTCGAGCTCGAATTTCTCGCGCACGCTGGTCACCACGACATTGTTCGCGGTGATTTCCGTTGCCGCCGAAATGGTGATCGGCGTTCTCGCCGCCCTGCTCCTCAATCAGCAGTTCCACGGCCGCGCCATCCTGCGCGCCCTGATGATCCTGCCCTGGGCGCTGCCGACGGTGGTCAACGCGACGCTGTGGCGGTTGATCTACAATCCCGAATATGGCGCGCTCAATGCCGCCCTGACGCAACTCAATCTCATCGACGCCTACCGCTCATGGCTGGGGGAGCCGGGGACGGCGCTGGCCGCCCTGATCGTCGCCGACTGCTGGAAGAACTTTCCGCTGGTGGCGCTGATCGCTCTCGCCGCCTTGCAGGCGGTGCCGCGCGATATCACCGCCGCCTCGCTCGTCGATGGCGCGGGACCGTTCAACCGCTTCCGCTTTGTCATCCTGCCCTATCTCGCCGGCCCGCTGATGGTGGCGCTGGTGCTGCGCACCATCGAGGCCTTCAAGGTCTTCGATATCATCTGGGTGATGACCCGCGGCGGCCCGGCCAACAGCACGCGCACGCTGTCGATCCTCGTCTACCAGGAAGCCTTTTCGTTCCAGCGCGCCGGCTCCGGCGCGTCGCTGGCGCTGATCGTCACCTTGCTCGTCACGGTGCTCGCCGTCGCCTATGCGGCGCTGGTGAGAAAAACCGCCGGGAGTGCCGCCTGA
- a CDS encoding ROK family transcriptional regulator yields MDDISPIRAKSGTNQEGTSAHNRRVMIEALRLNGALSRADLARATQLTKQAVSNIIEDLESDGLVVALDAVRKGRGQPSTPYRLVPEGAFAIGLHIDRHLTRAVAVNLMGSVLARAEANLPFDEPSKGVEIILELIAGVRHDLAGISAQSEKRLVGLGIAMPGPFGLKDSDDKWMMPAWQKFPLLETLAKGTGLNVGLQNDAAACATAERIVGAAHGVDHAVCLYVGYGIGAGLILNGELYSGGHGNAGEIGMALLAPAGPGSTPLEHRASLASLYQHLGLNPADSDIYEQMNALVLAGDAKMMAWIDGAAHDLRWSVHLIETIFDPQTVILTSGAPEALARRLVEAMHPLLPSIADRPGRHLPRLQLGTTDPWSIALGAAAAPISRAFDPLFSAILKTRSAPA; encoded by the coding sequence GTGGACGACATCAGCCCGATCCGCGCCAAAAGCGGCACCAACCAGGAAGGCACCAGCGCACACAACCGCCGGGTCATGATCGAGGCGCTGCGCCTCAATGGCGCCCTGTCGCGGGCCGATCTGGCGCGGGCGACGCAGCTCACCAAGCAGGCTGTCTCCAACATCATCGAGGATCTCGAAAGCGATGGCCTGGTCGTCGCACTCGATGCGGTGCGCAAGGGCAGGGGACAACCCTCGACCCCCTACCGGCTGGTGCCCGAGGGCGCCTTCGCCATCGGCCTGCATATCGACCGCCATCTGACGCGCGCCGTGGCCGTCAACCTGATGGGCAGTGTGCTGGCGCGGGCCGAGGCGAACCTGCCTTTCGATGAGCCGTCGAAGGGCGTCGAGATCATTCTGGAGCTGATCGCTGGTGTGCGCCACGACCTGGCCGGCATTTCGGCCCAGTCGGAAAAGCGGCTGGTCGGCCTCGGCATTGCCATGCCCGGTCCTTTCGGCCTGAAGGATTCGGACGACAAATGGATGATGCCGGCCTGGCAGAAATTTCCGCTGCTGGAGACGCTGGCCAAAGGCACGGGGCTGAATGTCGGCCTGCAGAACGATGCCGCCGCCTGCGCCACGGCGGAGCGCATCGTCGGCGCGGCGCACGGCGTCGACCACGCGGTCTGCCTCTATGTCGGCTACGGCATCGGCGCCGGGCTGATCCTCAATGGCGAGCTCTATAGCGGCGGCCATGGCAATGCCGGCGAAATCGGCATGGCGCTGCTGGCGCCGGCCGGTCCGGGCTCGACGCCGCTCGAGCACCGCGCCTCGCTGGCCTCGCTCTACCAGCATCTCGGCCTCAATCCGGCGGACAGCGATATCTACGAACAGATGAACGCCCTGGTGCTGGCCGGGGATGCGAAGATGATGGCCTGGATCGACGGGGCAGCGCATGATTTGCGCTGGAGCGTGCATCTCATCGAGACGATCTTCGATCCGCAGACCGTGATCCTGACCAGCGGCGCGCCGGAGGCGCTGGCGCGCCGGCTTGTCGAGGCGATGCATCCGCTGCTGCCGTCGATCGCCGACCGGCCAGGTCGGCACCTGCCGCGCCTTCAGCTTGGCACCACCGACCCCTGGTCCATCGCGTTGGGTGCCGCCGCGGCGCCGATCAGCCGCGCCTTCGATCCGCTGTTCTCGGCGATCCTGAAGACACGCTCCGCTCCGGCATAG
- a CDS encoding patatin-like phospholipase family protein — protein MLERHRNKEAAATIAEISAQYDRIALVFQGGGALGAYQAGVYQALADAGCEPSWLSGVSIGAINASIIAGNEPSRRLQRLEQFWQTISGRKIWSYTPEGDIYRDIRNRTSSWMTMTMGQPGFFKPRNPNPWFEPQGAEGATSFYDTAELKDTLESLIDFEVLNDGKKRLSVGAVNVRTGNFVYFDTEKVRIGPEHIMASGALPPAFPSVRIEGEYYWDGGIVSNTPLQYLLDQEEDRSSLVFQVDLFSARGVLPRSMPDVLSRHKDIMYSSRTRQNTDNFKRIHGLKMRLLDALKRVPKDQLTPAEEALIADYSDAGLVNIVHLIYQHKGYEGHAKDYEFSGTSMREHWETGLEDTQRTLRHRKWLTLPANADGVTIHDLHREDPT, from the coding sequence GTGCTTGAACGCCACCGAAACAAGGAAGCCGCCGCCACGATCGCGGAGATCTCGGCTCAGTATGACCGCATCGCTTTGGTGTTCCAGGGCGGCGGCGCGCTCGGCGCCTACCAGGCCGGCGTCTATCAGGCGCTGGCCGATGCCGGCTGCGAGCCGAGCTGGCTGTCCGGCGTCTCGATCGGCGCCATCAACGCCTCGATCATCGCCGGCAACGAACCCAGCCGCCGCCTGCAGCGGCTTGAACAGTTCTGGCAGACGATCTCGGGCCGCAAGATCTGGTCCTACACGCCGGAAGGCGACATCTACCGCGACATCCGCAACCGCACCTCGTCCTGGATGACGATGACCATGGGCCAGCCCGGCTTCTTCAAGCCGCGCAACCCCAATCCCTGGTTCGAGCCGCAGGGCGCCGAGGGTGCGACCAGCTTCTACGACACCGCAGAACTGAAAGACACGCTGGAGAGCCTGATCGACTTCGAAGTGCTGAACGACGGCAAGAAGCGGCTGAGCGTCGGCGCGGTCAATGTCCGGACCGGCAACTTCGTCTACTTCGACACGGAGAAAGTGCGCATCGGTCCGGAGCACATCATGGCCAGCGGCGCGCTGCCGCCGGCCTTTCCATCGGTCCGCATCGAAGGCGAGTATTATTGGGACGGCGGCATCGTCTCCAACACGCCGCTACAGTATCTGCTCGACCAGGAGGAGGACCGCTCGTCGCTGGTGTTCCAGGTCGACCTGTTCAGCGCCCGCGGCGTGCTGCCGCGCAGCATGCCGGACGTGTTGTCGCGCCACAAGGACATCATGTATTCCAGCCGCACGCGCCAGAACACCGACAATTTCAAGCGCATCCATGGCCTGAAGATGCGCCTGCTCGACGCGCTCAAGCGCGTGCCCAAGGACCAGCTGACGCCGGCGGAAGAAGCGCTGATCGCCGACTATTCGGACGCCGGCCTGGTCAACATCGTGCACCTGATCTACCAGCACAAGGGCTATGAAGGTCACGCCAAGGACTACGAGTTCTCCGGCACCTCGATGCGCGAGCATTGGGAAACCGGCCTGGAAGACACGCAGCGCACCTTGCGCCATCGCAAATGGCTGACGCTGCCGGCCAATGCCGACGGCGTTACCATCCACGATCTGCACAGAGAAGATCCGACCTGA
- a CDS encoding SIS domain-containing protein — protein sequence MTMTAEKPRPAGLVAIDREMARQHADARASFENNAAMAADVAASIRKTGRLLLLGMGGSHAVGRAVEPLYRALGIDALAMPLSEQLGQPVRLDGRTVLITSQSGESAEVVRWFAEAGSTAADVFGLTLEGGSFLARTAPCLVGAGGTEQAFAATRSLTVSFALHLAMLAALGEDPGAALGALDQPQDNDITLALAALEKVTSIVTSGRRLQGVAEALALGLTELSRLPCFSLEGGQLRHGPMEMLGPKIGVILFRGNDPTTELVTAMALSVVEAGAPLLIFDASGQSPIAGAVTLSFKPATGLAAVFAMLPVAQRLMIAFADSRVDNAGTPVRSTKITRSE from the coding sequence ATGACGATGACTGCAGAAAAACCTCGGCCCGCCGGACTGGTCGCCATCGACCGCGAGATGGCGCGCCAGCATGCGGATGCGCGTGCGTCGTTCGAGAACAACGCTGCCATGGCGGCAGACGTCGCCGCCTCGATCCGGAAGACCGGGCGCCTGCTGCTGCTCGGCATGGGCGGCTCGCACGCCGTCGGGCGCGCCGTCGAGCCGCTCTACCGCGCGCTCGGCATCGATGCGCTGGCGATGCCGCTCTCGGAACAGCTCGGCCAGCCGGTGCGGCTGGACGGCAGGACGGTGCTCATCACCTCGCAATCCGGCGAGAGCGCAGAGGTCGTCAGGTGGTTTGCGGAGGCCGGCAGCACAGCCGCCGATGTCTTCGGCCTGACGCTGGAAGGCGGCTCTTTCCTCGCCCGCACCGCGCCTTGCCTTGTCGGCGCCGGCGGCACCGAACAGGCCTTCGCCGCCACCCGCAGCCTGACGGTGAGCTTCGCCTTGCATCTGGCCATGCTTGCTGCATTGGGTGAGGACCCAGGCGCCGCTCTTGGCGCGCTGGATCAGCCACAGGACAACGACATCACGCTGGCACTCGCCGCGCTGGAAAAGGTGACAAGCATCGTCACCTCGGGGCGCCGGCTGCAAGGCGTGGCCGAAGCGCTGGCGCTCGGCCTGACGGAACTGTCGCGGCTGCCGTGTTTTTCCCTCGAGGGCGGCCAGTTGCGCCACGGACCGATGGAGATGCTCGGGCCGAAAATCGGCGTCATCCTGTTTCGCGGCAACGATCCGACCACGGAGCTGGTGACAGCGATGGCCCTTTCCGTGGTCGAGGCCGGCGCGCCGCTCCTGATCTTCGACGCTTCCGGGCAATCGCCGATCGCTGGCGCGGTCACGCTCTCCTTCAAGCCGGCTACGGGTCTGGCCGCGGTCTTCGCCATGCTGCCGGTGGCGCAGCGCCTGATGATCGCCTTCGCCGACAGCCGCGTCGACAATGCCGGCACGCCCGTGCGCTCCACCAAGATCACCAGGAGCGAGTGA
- a CDS encoding phosphodiesterase: protein MKIIQLSDPHLMAPGGLLYGSDPLARLEACLADIGENHADADLVVISGDLTNDGERAAYAALRERLARFSPPCRLMLGNHDDRALFFEMFPEAAKERGFVQSVFDGSEGRLILLDTLDSGHVEGKLCAARLDWLDEKLSEARGPAFLFMHHPPFRIHMPVLDEVRLGDADAFHDVLSRHGNVRHIFAGHVHRPIAGSWRGIPVSTLRSTNHQTALDFSQSWSLGHEPPAYAVIFIDADGVIVHFHDFPVPPVSDRVP from the coding sequence ATGAAAATCATCCAGCTCTCCGATCCGCATCTGATGGCGCCGGGCGGCCTTCTCTATGGCTCCGATCCGCTGGCGAGGCTTGAGGCCTGCCTTGCCGACATCGGCGAGAACCATGCCGATGCCGATCTGGTGGTGATCTCAGGCGACCTGACCAATGACGGCGAGCGGGCCGCCTATGCGGCGTTGCGGGAGAGGCTGGCGCGATTTTCGCCACCCTGTCGACTGATGCTCGGCAACCATGACGACCGGGCGTTGTTTTTCGAGATGTTCCCCGAGGCTGCCAAAGAGCGCGGGTTCGTGCAGAGCGTCTTCGACGGCAGCGAGGGGCGCCTGATCCTGCTCGACACGCTGGACAGCGGCCATGTCGAGGGCAAGCTGTGCGCCGCACGGCTCGACTGGCTGGACGAAAAGCTCAGCGAGGCGCGCGGCCCGGCCTTCCTGTTCATGCACCACCCGCCGTTCCGGATCCACATGCCGGTGCTCGATGAGGTCAGGCTTGGCGACGCCGATGCCTTCCATGACGTCCTGTCGCGCCACGGCAATGTCCGCCACATCTTCGCCGGCCATGTCCACCGGCCGATCGCCGGCAGCTGGCGCGGCATCCCCGTCAGCACGCTACGCAGCACCAACCATCAGACCGCGCTCGATTTTTCGCAGAGCTGGAGCCTGGGCCACGAGCCGCCGGCCTATGCCGTGATCTTCATCGACGCGGATGGGGTCATCGTGCATTTCCATGATTTTCCCGTGCCGCCGGTGTCGGATCGAGTCCCGTAG
- a CDS encoding acetoacetate decarboxylase, with product MEIADVVKRAYAMPLTNPSFPPGPYRFFDREYIIITYRTTREALEAVVPAPLEIDEPLVKYEFIRMPDSTGFGDYTETGQVIPVKYKGQHGGYVHSMYLDDDAPIAGGRELWGFPKKLANPKIVHEGEVIVGTLHYGSVLCATGTMGYKHREADHDSVLAALAAPNFLIKIIPHVDGTPRICELVRYYLTDITLKEAWTAPAALDLRPHVMADVAKLPVLDIVSAVHFKADLTLGLGEVVHDYLSDHSRLATSTTQPEKIRA from the coding sequence TTGGAAATCGCCGATGTCGTGAAGCGCGCCTACGCGATGCCGCTGACCAATCCGTCCTTCCCGCCCGGGCCCTACCGTTTTTTCGACCGCGAATACATCATCATCACCTACCGCACGACGCGTGAGGCGCTCGAAGCAGTCGTGCCGGCGCCGCTGGAAATCGACGAGCCGCTGGTCAAGTACGAATTCATCCGCATGCCTGACTCCACCGGCTTCGGCGACTACACCGAGACCGGCCAGGTCATCCCGGTGAAGTACAAGGGCCAGCATGGCGGCTACGTCCATTCCATGTACCTCGACGACGACGCGCCGATCGCCGGTGGCCGCGAGCTCTGGGGTTTTCCCAAGAAGCTGGCCAACCCCAAGATCGTCCATGAAGGCGAGGTGATCGTCGGCACGCTGCACTATGGCAGCGTCCTGTGCGCCACCGGCACGATGGGCTACAAGCATCGGGAAGCCGATCATGATTCCGTGCTGGCAGCGCTCGCCGCTCCCAATTTCCTGATCAAGATCATCCCGCATGTCGACGGTACGCCGCGCATCTGCGAACTCGTGCGCTACTACCTCACCGACATCACGCTGAAGGAAGCCTGGACGGCGCCGGCGGCGCTTGATCTCAGGCCCCATGTCATGGCCGACGTAGCCAAGCTGCCGGTGCTCGACATCGTGTCCGCCGTCCACTTCAAGGCCGATCTGACGCTTGGGTTGGGCGAGGTCGTCCACGACTATCTCAGTGATCACAGCCGGCTCGCAACCAGCACAACCCAGCCGGAGAAAATTCGTGCTTGA